A region of the Stigmatopora nigra isolate UIUO_SnigA chromosome 10, RoL_Snig_1.1, whole genome shotgun sequence genome:
TAAACCCGTCTTTTACGGTGGTTATATTTACAACtcctttttaaataacattaatttGATCCCTCGAGAGCTTTATAACTTTTTAAATAGCCTTTTTAAGTCGTACCCTAGCAACTTTGCGTTGTTTTAGTCCACATCAAAACCCCCATTTAAGATATTTAGATGACTTCTAGGATTAAACTCAGTTCGGAATGTACTACTATGGGACAGAACTTTGTTATATTGACCAATAGGAGCGAGGCATTTGTGGCAATTGTCAATAACGTTGTACTAACGTGATTAGAGTCGATGTATTTTAAAAGGGAACAATACGTGAGGTGTTTTTGTCGCTTTACCGAGCTACTGTGGTGTCATTTTCGGTAGGCCCCGAGGTCTCTTGCCCAGTGCGCCAACCCCTGAGGCACCCCAGAGGGGCATGCGAGCGGGGACGGTGGCGCCGGCGCCTTGCCTACAGAGCAGCCCGCCGTTATGGGATCCTACCAAGGATTTGCGGGCTATTGCCAGCAATTTCTGCTACTTGGAAACATCAGGTAAGCTCCATTTCTAACTttaactggattggacgtctatgggcGTCAATAGCTATTTTTATCAACtgctattttacattttatactgtTTGTGAAAGTCTACAAAGAGTTTTTGGTTCACCAGGGTGCATAATAGGGCTGGGTAAtagggtttaaaaataaataattcagattatttccttattttttgaGTTATTTGTTATCACGAATGTCatgggggtgccggagactaTCGTAGTGAACAATGGGCAGTAGGAgagggtttaaaaataaataattcagattattattattattttcggAGCTATTTCCCATCACGAatgttgtgggggtgctggagcctatcacagtgAACAATGGGCAGTAGGAtagggtttaaaaataaataattcagattataattttttttttttgaggcatTTGTCCTCATGGacgtcatgggggtgctggagactatcctagAGAAAAATGGGCAGTAGGAtagggtttaaaaataaataatttagattattcttattattttctgAGCTATTTGTCATCATGAacgtcatgggggtgctggagcctatcttagtGAACAATGGGCAGTAGGTAGGGTGCATTCTGAATGGGTTAACAgctaattttgaattattttcacCCGAGAATACATTTTAGTAAGTAGAGAAATTTCAAAAGAAGTTTTTAACAAATTTAAGTTTTTAGAAATTAAATGGCATTTATAATAtgaacattgtaaaaaaaacatttttttatgttgtagtGAGCATCCATGTTTTATTTCTGATCCAGTTATCATTttacttcttatttttttaacttttaatgtGACTAAttattgatacaaaaaaatcttgacAAGTTCACTGCACACtgtctatttaaaataatattttggctAAATTTAAAGCTTAAAACCTGACCAGTGTGTGCAAATTTTCCCCCGTAAAGTTTATCTTTCAACGCTTAggagtacacaaaaaaatcaaaaatacactGTAAGGTGTTATGACAAATTTCACAGTTACTGTGTAAGCAAACGTCATTTTAGTTCCATGTGGACTTCCGTGGAAACAAGTTTGTACGCGAGTCAGGACatgtcgtcgtcatcgtcgcaAACGTAACGTAATGCAgtcgtaaaaaaacaaaattacagtCAATATTAGTACATTTTAACTATAAACCAAATAAAATCTACTCTTgctgtttctttttgtttcttgaatgcacttttcataACCGCAAAATTTGCTGAGCACATTATATCAATAGCTTTATACTTATATAATAATTGTATACTTTCAAGAATGTAgtaaattgtttgatttttttactggatgcaTATTTAGTAGTTTGGAAATGAGTAGTGTAGTAAACAACGTTAGATTTCGTAGTATTTGGAAGCTtagcttgcatttttttttagaaaatcatACACAAATACTATAGGAAGTCGGCCATTTTTCTCTAAAGTGGGGGTggcgaacacgtggctctcgagccacatgcggTTGTTTGATTCTTATCCTATTTTCTACATGATatggctctttgcctcgtttcatgtttctctgaTTTTTAtcctctcttaaaacacactccaaTTTATCATggtctataaaaataaataataataaattctatattaaaaacaatttggCAGATTTGATTTGTATGGTCAGAGTTtcaaattttgtctttttgggtCTAAACTAttcgccacccctgctctaaagtgTCCATATTGGTTAAATTCCAGAACTGCTACTTTGTATAGCTCTCAATGGGGTTTGTTTTGGGGGAATTGTCAtccttttcatacaaaattaatATACAATAATTAGTAGTTTGGCAGTTTTGAGACAAAATGCCCATTCAGTGTCCATATTAGTTGAATTCCAGAACTACTTTGAAAAACTATGGCTATCAAAGcattctcaatggggtttattTTAGGGGAATTGTCAtctttttgatacaaaatgcctATTTAGTATCAATATTGGTTGAATTTCAGAACTGCTACTTTGAAAAACTCCCAGTTTAGAAGTATGGCTGTAAAAGCAGTCTCAATTGGGTTTGTTTTGGGGGAATTGTCATTctttttgatagaaaatgaatataaaataattagTAGTTTGGCacttttgatacaaaatgcctATTCAGTGTCCATATTAGTTGAATTCCAGAACTACTTTGAAAAACTATGGCTATAAAAGCATTCTCAATTGGGTTTGTTTTGGtgaaaattgccattttttatacaaaatgccTAGTTAGTGTCCATATTAATTGAATTCCAGAACTACTTTGAAAAACTATGGCTATCAATGCATTCTTAATGGCGTTTGTTTTGGGGGAATTGTCATCCTTTTGATTCAAAATTAATATACAATAGTAGTAGTTTGggagttttgatacaaaatgcctATTTAGTATTTTAGAAGATGGCCATTATTTAGCAGCTCTGTGAATATAACCAAAGTGATTTTAAAATGGCGTCCTTCCCATGTGCGTGCAGGGTGGTACTGGGGAGCAATCAGCGCGGCCCAGGCTCACGGAGCACTCCAAGAGGCCCCGGAAGGGGCTTTCCTAGTACGGGACAGCAGTCACCCTCTTTACATGCTCACCTTGTCCGTGAAGACGGCTCGTGGTCCAACCAGCATCCGAATCCAGTACAGCTGTACTCGCTTCCTTCTGGACTGCAGCTCACCGGCCAGGCCCGGCTTGTCGTCCTTCCCCAACGTCCCCAGCCTGGTTCAGCACTACATGGGTCCTCAGAGGAGGGCGGAAAATCCAGAGGGGGGCCCGGAGGACCGGGATTCGCCTTCCAAAGTGACAATCCAAGAAGCCTCGGCGTCAGTAGTGCTGAAGTTGAAACGACCCGTGTACAAGACGCAGAGTTTACCGTCGTTGCAGCATCTCGCACGGCTCGTCATCAATCGGCATTCCGAGTGTCACGAACGGCTTCCGCTGCCCAAACCGCTACTCCGGTTCTTGCAGGAATATCCTTTCAAGGTATGAGGCCGTTTTTAACTggcaaaaaaggacaaaaagacaTTAAGAAGTCCTGGAAATGACGTTTGCTGCTTCAGAACTTTGGATACAGGGTCATTTGAAacatacaaaaatgtataaaaacgaGAATGCATGGGTTGTAAATAGTGATTCCATTTACTACACATCTTTGCCATTTGATTTTACTcagtaaagtactttttttttaccttttacaAGTGTATCGTGTCAATTATTTCATAGTtaatgttcatttattcattttttgaagcaTTTATCCACGCAAGGgtcaaagggggtgctggagcttatcccagctaagcAAGGAAACTCCAaatcggttgccagccaatcgcagggcagaataAGGACAACCAATCGTGGCtaaggcaattttgagtgtttaattagctagcctagcatgcatgttttggggatgtgggaggaaattagagtacccagaaaaaacccacgcaagcccagggagaa
Encoded here:
- the LOC144203231 gene encoding cytokine-inducible SH2-containing protein-like; this encodes MILCVPGPRGLLPSAPTPEAPQRGMRAGTVAPAPCLQSSPPLWDPTKDLRAIASNFCYLETSGWYWGAISAAQAHGALQEAPEGAFLVRDSSHPLYMLTLSVKTARGPTSIRIQYSCTRFLLDCSSPARPGLSSFPNVPSLVQHYMGPQRRAENPEGGPEDRDSPSKVTIQEASASVVLKLKRPVYKTQSLPSLQHLARLVINRHSECHERLPLPKPLLRFLQEYPFKV